The segment TACCAGGTCTATCTGCCCTCGCTGCTGCCCACCGAGCGCCTCGCCGAGGGCAACGCCAAACTGCAGGGCAGCGAGGCGACCGCCCAGGTGGCCGGTCCGGGCGCGGCCGGCCTGCTCGCACAGGCCTTCGGCGCCGTCGCCGGCCTGCTGGCCGACGCCGCCAGCTTCCTGATCTCCGGGATCTGCCTCCTCGCCATGCGGCATCGCGAGCCACCCAGAACGGCGCCGGCCACGCAGCGCGCATTGTTGCCCGAGATCGGTACGGGCCTCAGGTTCCTGATCCACGACCCCTACCTGCGGGTGATGGCCGCCTACGGCGCGATGTCGAACCTGGCCCTGCACGGCTACCAGGCCATCCTGATAGTCTTCCTGATCCGCTCGGTCGGCATCAGCCCCGGCACGGTCGGCGTGGTCGTCGCCGCGATGAGCACCGGCGGCGTACTCGGCGCCTTCCTCGCCACCCGCATCGCCCGCCGCTTCGGCACCGCCCACGGCATGCTGCTGTGCCAGCTGGGCGCCGCCCCGTTCGCGCTGCTCATCCCCCTCACCGCCCCCGGCTGGCGGCTCGCCCTGCTGATCACCGCCGGCGTAGCCATCGGCGCCGGCGTGGTAGCCGGCAACGTCATCAAGGGCAGCTTCCGCCAGGCTTACACGCCGCGGCACCTGCTCGGCCGCGTGCTGACCAGCATGCAGTTGCTCAACTACGGCACGATCCCGCTGGGCGCCCTGCTCGGCGGCGTGCTCGGCACCACGCTGGGCCTGCGACCGGCGCTGTGGCTGACCACCAGCCTGGTCGTTGCCGCCACCGGCATCCTGCTGCTCGGCCCGATCCGCAAACACCGGGATCTGCCGCTCGCCCCGGCCTGAACATCCGAGGCCCAGCCCGCCCAGCCCTGCCCACCTGCGGCCAGCCCCGCCTAGCCCAGCCGAGCCCACCCGCGGACAGCCCCGCCTACGCCCGGCCCGGCCTTGCTCGGCCCGGCCCTGCCGTGCCATGCCCGGCCCTGCCGTGCCATGCCCGGCCCTGCCGGTCCGGTCCGGTCCGGTCCTGCCCTGCCGGTCCGGTCCGGTCCGGTCCGGTCCGGCCGAGCCCACCCGCGGCCAGCCGCGGCCAGTCCGCCC is part of the Actinoplanes sp. NBC_00393 genome and harbors:
- a CDS encoding MFS transporter yields the protein MTTLIARPVDRDFRLFWAGQTASRFGSSITSVALPLVAVGTLDASTLQVAMLQAAVWAPWLLIGLPAGVWVDRLPRRPVLIICDLLGLLLFVSVPVAAWLGVLGIGHLLAVAFLAGVVSVFFETAYQVYLPSLLPTERLAEGNAKLQGSEATAQVAGPGAAGLLAQAFGAVAGLLADAASFLISGICLLAMRHREPPRTAPATQRALLPEIGTGLRFLIHDPYLRVMAAYGAMSNLALHGYQAILIVFLIRSVGISPGTVGVVVAAMSTGGVLGAFLATRIARRFGTAHGMLLCQLGAAPFALLIPLTAPGWRLALLITAGVAIGAGVVAGNVIKGSFRQAYTPRHLLGRVLTSMQLLNYGTIPLGALLGGVLGTTLGLRPALWLTTSLVVAATGILLLGPIRKHRDLPLAPA